One region of Serinus canaria isolate serCan28SL12 chromosome 25, serCan2020, whole genome shotgun sequence genomic DNA includes:
- the LOC115484531 gene encoding solute carrier family 12 member 4-like: MATALGYLSAALLLGAGVEGQLLRDKFGATLDSVPTLSPCPSRVPIGSVPPWTVSPLCPHVPLVSPQVRCHPGRCPRAGRCRLALVAAAAGGGALGGGGGAPGAAGRVPPPARAGADTGAATAALSPCPLGVPSGSVAAVAVVGDPADRSPGGAVPVSPCPLGVPVSPGCRVPWVSSCPLGVPVSPGCPHVPSVSPQALSRGRLWPLSVTLLTAALGVLLGSLDLLAPVLSVLCLTSHLGLNLACALQGLLPTAGWSPRCPLYHWSVSLAGALLCLSLMFVTCWHCALLALGIGATAYKYLEFRSAQTEWGEGLRGLSLSAARLALLRLEDGRPPPPSLRPQLLVLSKPGDPPGPPPRPELVALAAQLQGGGRGLTVLGAVLGGALHEELPRARGAERALRVALARAGARGFVQVLVTPEPGAGLAALVQGVGLGALRPNTVLLGWPRRWRQQPDPARAARDFVELLRVAGAAGRALLVSKGGAEPDPAPGLSPGLSPCPGLSPGVSPVPEVSPGVSPRGSLDVWWVVGTGRLLTLLPLLLRQHPVWRGCPLRLFMVALLEDNSERLRRLLEAVVRRRGLPAQVHVVELHDGAVSDYTYERTLMMEQRSQMLRQLRRAQGGPAPSQPPSAAEEEEGGGGEPRRGPSP, translated from the exons ATGGCCACGGCCCTGGGCT ACCTGAGCGCGgcgctgctgctgggggctggcgTGGAGGGACAACTGCTGAGGGACAA GTTCGGTGCCACCCTGGACAGTGTCCCCActctgtccccatgtccctctcGTGTCCCCATAGGTTCGGTGCCACCCTGGACAGTGTCCCCActctgtccccatgtccctctcGTGTCCCCACAGGTTCGGTGCCACCCTGGGCGGTGTCCCCGTGCTGGCCGCTGTCGCCTGGCCCTGGTGGCTGCCGCTGCTGGGGGCGGGGCTCTCGGCGGGGGGGGCGGGGCTCCAGGCGCTGCTGGGCGGGTCCCGCCTCCTGCGCGCGCTGGCGCGGACACGGGCGCTGCCACTGCCGCGC tgtccccatgtcccctcgGTGTCCCCTCAGGCTCTGTCGCGGCTGTGGCCGTTGTTGGTGACCCTGCTGACCgcagccctgggggtgctgtccccgtgtccccatgtcccctgggtgtccccgtgtcccctgggtgtcgtgtcccctgggtgtcctcgtgtcccctgggtgtcccggtgtcccctgggtgtccccatgtcccctcgGTGTCCCCTCAGGCTCTGTCGCGGGGCCGGCTGTGGCCGCTCTCGGTGACCCTGCTGACCgcagccctgggggtgctgctgggctcGCTGGACCTGCTGGCCCCGGTGCTCTCTGT GCTGTGCCTGACGTCACACCTGGGGCTGAACCTGGCGtgtgccctgcaggggctgctgcccacGGCCGGCTGGAGCCCGCGCTGCCCGCTGTACCACTG gtCGGTGTCCCTGGCCggggccctgctgtgcctgtccctgatGTTTGTCACCTGCTGGCACTgtgccctgctggccctgggcatcGGCGCCACCGCCTACAAATACCTGGAGTTCCGcag tgcccagaccGAGTGGGgggaggggctgcgggggctCTCCCTCAGCGCTGCCCGGCTGGCGCTGCTGCGGCTGGAGGATGGACGGCCCCCTCCCCCCAGCCTCAG GCCGCAGCTGTTGGTGCTGTCCAAGCCCGGGGACCCTCCCGGACCCCCCCCCCGGCCCGAGCTGGTGGCACTGGCCGCGCAGCTGCagggcggggggcggggcctGACCGTGCTGGGGGCGGTGCTGGGCGGGGCCTTGCACGAGGAACTGCCCCGGGCACGCGGGGCCGAGAGG GCGCTGCGGGTGGCGCTGGCCCGGGCCGGTGCCCGCGGGTTCGTGCAGGTGCTGGTGACCCCCGAGCCGGGGGCGGGGCTGGCAGCGCTCGTGCagggggtggggctgggggcgcTCCGCCCCAACACcgtcctgctgggctggccccGCCGCTGGCGACAGCAGCCCGACCCCGCCAGGGCCGCCAGGGACTTCGTGG agctgctgcgGGTGGCAGGCGCGGCGGGCCGGGCCCTGTTGGTGTCCAAGGGCGGAGCTGAGCCTGACCCGGCCCCGGGGCTGTCCCCGGGGTTGTCCCCGTGTCCGGGGCTGTCCCCGGGGGTGTCCCCGGTCCCAGAGGTGTCCCCGGGGGTGTCGCCGCGGGGGTCCCTGGATGTCTGGTGGGTGGTGGGCACCGGGCGCCTCCTGacgctgctgccgctgctgctgcgACAGCACCCG GTGTGGCGGGGCTGCCCCCTGCGCCTGTTCATGGTGGCGCTGCTGGAGGACAACAGCGAGCGGCTGCGGCGCCTGCTCGAGGCCGTGGTGCGGCGCCGGGGACTGCCGGCACAGGTGCACGTGGTGGAGCTG CACGACGGCGCTGTCTCCGATTACACGTACGAGCGGACGCTGATGATGGAGCAGCGCTCCCAGATGCTGCGGCAGCTGCGCCGGGCCCAG GGAGGCCCCGCCCCCTCGCAGCCACCGAGCGCcgccgaggaggaggagggtgggggaggggaacCGCGGAGAGGGCCCAGCCCGTGA